One Roseomonas sp. OT10 DNA window includes the following coding sequences:
- a CDS encoding zinc-dependent alcohol dehydrogenase, with amino-acid sequence MPLTARALWTVAPGHAELREEILPEPGPDQALVRMLASGVSRGTERLVLHGRVPRSQWATMGAPLMEGALPFPVKYGYAAVGLVEAGPEPLMGRRVFCLHPHQDRFLAPAAMCIPVPDAVPDTRAVLAANMETALNIVWDARPLPGERALVIGAGVVGLLTAWLLSRIPALDLALVDVDPRRREVAARLGLRLVAPGEAPEERELIVHASASAEGLQLALRCAAMEGRILEASWFGDRAVPLPLGEAFHARRLSLLSTQVGQVAPAMRGRRSHVERLALALSLLREPALDALCGPLVAFPKLADSLPGLLDAPAGGAAPLCPVVLY; translated from the coding sequence GTGCCGCTGACCGCACGGGCCCTCTGGACCGTCGCCCCCGGCCATGCCGAGCTGCGCGAGGAGATCCTGCCCGAGCCGGGGCCGGACCAGGCGCTGGTCCGCATGCTGGCCAGCGGCGTGTCGCGCGGGACGGAGCGGCTGGTGCTGCACGGCCGGGTGCCGCGCAGCCAGTGGGCGACGATGGGCGCCCCCCTGATGGAAGGCGCGCTCCCCTTCCCGGTGAAGTACGGCTACGCCGCCGTCGGGCTGGTCGAGGCCGGGCCGGAGCCGCTGATGGGCCGGCGGGTCTTCTGCCTGCATCCGCACCAGGACCGCTTCCTGGCCCCTGCCGCGATGTGCATCCCCGTCCCCGATGCCGTGCCCGACACCCGCGCCGTGCTGGCGGCGAACATGGAAACGGCGCTCAACATCGTCTGGGATGCGCGGCCGCTGCCGGGGGAGCGGGCGCTGGTGATCGGGGCGGGGGTGGTGGGCCTGCTCACGGCCTGGCTGCTCTCCCGCATCCCGGCGCTGGACCTCGCGCTGGTGGACGTCGATCCACGCCGGCGGGAGGTCGCCGCCCGGCTGGGCCTGCGCCTCGTCGCGCCGGGGGAGGCACCGGAGGAGCGGGAACTGATCGTCCATGCCAGCGCCAGCGCCGAGGGGCTGCAGCTCGCCCTGCGCTGCGCCGCGATGGAGGGGCGCATCCTGGAGGCGTCCTGGTTCGGCGACCGTGCCGTGCCGCTGCCGCTCGGCGAGGCCTTCCACGCGCGGCGGCTCTCCCTGCTCTCGACCCAGGTCGGGCAGGTGGCGCCCGCCATGCGGGGCCGGCGGAGCCATGTGGAGCGCCTCGCCCTGGCCCTGTCGCTGCTGCGCGAACCGGCGCTGGACGCGCTGTGCGGGCCCCTGGTCGCCTTCCCGAAGCTGGCGGACTCCCTCCCCGGGCTGCTCGACGCGCCGGCGGGAGGCGCCGCGCCGCTCTGCCCGGTGGTGCTGTACTAA
- a CDS encoding class II aldolase/adducin family protein, whose protein sequence is MNLATSPAALRGISEEEWRIRCDLAALYRLVAHHRWTDWIYTHISARLPGKEHHFLINRYGVLFDEMKASDLVKIDLDGNVVDGDAQSNPVNAAGFTIHSAVHMNRDDAMCVIHTHTSAGIAVSAQKDGLLPISQHALKFYGHLAYHGYEGIALDLDERERLVADLGTHKAMILRNHGLLTCGRTIPEAFHQLYYLERACQAQVAAMSGGAELVFPPEEVRLKTAAQFNGGNPEQKLVHFEMAWQSALRQIEGKGDDWRA, encoded by the coding sequence ATGAACCTCGCAACCTCGCCCGCCGCGCTGCGCGGCATCTCCGAGGAGGAGTGGCGCATCCGCTGCGACCTCGCCGCCCTCTACCGCCTCGTCGCGCATCACCGCTGGACCGACTGGATCTACACCCACATCAGCGCGCGCCTGCCGGGGAAGGAGCACCACTTCCTCATCAACCGCTACGGCGTGCTGTTCGACGAGATGAAGGCGTCCGACCTGGTCAAGATCGACCTGGACGGCAACGTGGTGGATGGCGACGCGCAGTCCAACCCGGTGAACGCGGCGGGCTTCACCATCCATTCCGCCGTGCACATGAACCGCGACGACGCGATGTGCGTGATCCACACGCACACCTCCGCGGGCATCGCCGTCTCCGCCCAGAAGGACGGGCTGCTGCCGATCAGCCAGCACGCGCTGAAGTTCTACGGCCACCTCGCCTATCACGGCTACGAGGGCATCGCGCTGGACCTGGACGAGCGCGAGCGGCTGGTCGCCGACCTCGGCACCCACAAGGCGATGATCCTGCGCAACCATGGGCTGCTGACCTGCGGCCGCACCATCCCCGAGGCCTTCCACCAGCTCTACTACCTGGAGCGCGCCTGCCAGGCGCAGGTCGCGGCCATGTCGGGCGGGGCCGAGCTGGTCTTCCCGCCCGAGGAGGTGCGCCTCAAGACGGCGGCGCAGTTCAACGGCGGCAACCCCGAGCAGAAGCTCGTGCACTTCGAGATGGCCTGGCAGTCGGCGCTGCGCCAGATCGAGGGCAAGGGAGACGATTGGCGCGCATGA
- a CDS encoding 6-pyruvoyl trahydropterin synthase family protein, giving the protein MFSLTVADHIMIAHSFRGEEFGPAQRVHGATFVVEAEFRAPRLDPANLLVDIGAARVELRRVLDALDYRNLDDVPGFAGQNTTTEFLCFHIHGALCDALREGRLGEGGKQVRGLKVLLRESPLAWAAYEALVEAAPGPAVRSA; this is encoded by the coding sequence GTGTTCAGCCTGACCGTCGCAGACCACATCATGATCGCCCATTCCTTCCGCGGGGAGGAGTTCGGCCCCGCGCAGCGCGTGCACGGCGCGACCTTCGTGGTGGAGGCGGAGTTCCGCGCGCCGCGCCTGGATCCGGCGAACCTGCTGGTGGATATCGGCGCCGCCCGGGTGGAGCTGCGCCGGGTGCTGGACGCGCTGGACTACCGCAACCTGGATGACGTGCCGGGCTTCGCCGGGCAGAACACCACCACGGAGTTCCTCTGCTTCCATATCCATGGCGCGCTGTGCGACGCGCTGCGGGAGGGGCGGCTCGGCGAGGGCGGGAAGCAGGTGCGCGGGCTGAAGGTGCTGCTGCGCGAGAGCCCGCTCGCCTGGGCGGCCTACGAGGCGCTGGTCGAGGCCGCGCCGGGCCCGGCGGTGCGCTCGGCGTGA
- a CDS encoding RibD family protein, translated as MDDGEAWDLLLRARRGGTVPDHPLGRLFGPILMPPNGPDGCVVLGRLAQSLDGRIATECGASQWIGGRGDILHTHRLRALCDVVLVGAGTVAADDPRLTTREAPGPDPVRVVLDPHRRLPATHRVFAGGPPTLLACREGAPGEPRHGEAEVLRLPPGEEGVALPALLQALAARGLRRIFVEGGGITVSRFLAAGLLDRLHVTVAPLILGSGRAAFSLPTATRIADGLRFAWTVHPLGQDVLFDIPLDRARPGACR; from the coding sequence ATGGATGACGGCGAAGCCTGGGATCTGCTGCTGCGCGCCAGGCGCGGCGGCACCGTGCCGGACCATCCGCTGGGCCGGTTGTTCGGCCCCATCCTCATGCCCCCGAACGGTCCCGACGGCTGCGTGGTGCTCGGCCGGCTGGCCCAGAGCCTCGACGGGCGCATCGCCACCGAGTGCGGGGCCAGCCAATGGATCGGCGGGCGCGGCGACATCCTGCACACCCACCGGCTGCGCGCGCTGTGCGACGTGGTGCTGGTCGGCGCCGGCACCGTGGCGGCCGACGATCCCCGCCTGACCACGCGGGAGGCACCGGGGCCCGATCCGGTGCGCGTGGTGCTGGACCCCCACCGCCGCCTGCCTGCCACCCACCGCGTCTTCGCCGGCGGGCCGCCCACCCTGCTCGCCTGCCGGGAGGGCGCGCCGGGCGAGCCGCGCCACGGGGAGGCGGAGGTGCTGCGCCTTCCCCCCGGGGAGGAAGGCGTCGCCCTGCCCGCCTTGCTGCAGGCCCTGGCGGCGCGCGGGCTGCGGCGGATCTTCGTGGAGGGGGGTGGCATCACCGTCTCCCGCTTCCTCGCCGCCGGGCTGCTGGACCGGCTGCACGTCACGGTGGCGCCGCTGATCCTGGGGTCCGGCCGCGCCGCCTTCAGCCTGCCCACCGCGACCCGGATCGCGGACGGGCTGCGCTTCGCCTGGACGGTGCATCCGCTGGGCCAGGACGTGCTCTTCGACATCCCGCTCGACCGCGCAAGGCCAGGGGCGTGCCGCTGA
- a CDS encoding glycosyltransferase family 4 protein, with protein sequence MRIAFIVPTPFDAVSGGYGYDRRLVAGLRALGHAVRVVEQAGRHPLPDDAALADARAVLDAAAPDEVLVIDGLGLPAFHPLVERLERRRAVALIHHPTAIEPGVPEQAKAALKEHERLLFPRMARLVTTSRLTAARLPEEFGTDPARTGVVEPGTDPAPRAAGSGAGPCAILSVGVISPRKGHDVLLRAVGRLTDLEWHLTIAGGTRDALHRRSLDALVEELGLAQRVTFAGEVTGEALEALWGRSDIFALASWWEGYGMAAAEAMARGLPLALCKGGALAELMPAAAGVASPPGDSDSLSKALRRVIYDLPLRRSMAEASWQAGQRLPRWEDRATAFAAELERAAGG encoded by the coding sequence GTGAGGATCGCCTTCATCGTCCCCACGCCCTTCGACGCGGTCAGCGGCGGCTATGGCTACGACCGCCGCCTCGTCGCCGGGCTGCGCGCGCTGGGGCATGCGGTGCGGGTGGTGGAGCAGGCGGGGCGGCACCCGCTGCCGGACGACGCCGCGCTGGCGGATGCGCGCGCGGTGCTGGATGCCGCCGCGCCGGACGAGGTGCTGGTGATCGACGGGCTGGGCCTGCCGGCCTTCCACCCGCTGGTGGAGAGGCTGGAGCGTCGCCGCGCCGTGGCGCTGATCCATCACCCGACCGCCATCGAGCCCGGCGTGCCGGAGCAGGCCAAGGCGGCGCTGAAGGAGCACGAGCGGCTGCTCTTCCCGCGCATGGCGCGCCTCGTGACCACCTCCCGCCTCACCGCCGCGCGGCTGCCGGAGGAGTTCGGCACCGATCCCGCGCGCACCGGCGTGGTGGAACCCGGCACCGATCCCGCCCCGCGCGCGGCGGGTTCGGGCGCGGGCCCCTGTGCCATCCTGTCGGTCGGCGTGATCTCGCCGCGCAAGGGGCACGACGTGCTGCTGCGCGCGGTCGGGCGGCTGACCGACCTGGAATGGCACCTGACCATCGCCGGCGGCACGCGCGACGCGCTGCACCGGCGGAGCCTGGACGCGCTGGTGGAGGAGCTGGGCCTGGCCCAGCGCGTCACCTTCGCCGGCGAGGTGACGGGCGAGGCGCTGGAGGCGCTCTGGGGGCGCAGCGACATCTTCGCCCTCGCCTCCTGGTGGGAAGGCTATGGCATGGCCGCGGCCGAGGCGATGGCGCGCGGCCTGCCGCTTGCCCTGTGCAAGGGGGGCGCGCTGGCGGAGCTGATGCCGGCTGCCGCCGGCGTCGCCTCGCCGCCGGGCGATTCCGACAGCCTGTCCAAGGCGCTGCGCCGGGTGATCTACGACCTGCCGCTGCGCCGGAGCATGGCCGAGGCCTCCTGGCAGGCCGGGCAGCGCCTGCCCCGCTGGGAGGACCGGGCGACGGCCTTCGCCGCCGAGCTGGAGCGCGCCGCCGGTGGCTGA